The genomic DNA ACTGCTTGCTCACCGGGGTAGGTGTGGACAAAGCCGATGGCCCCCTCGCTTCGGTAGGCCGGCGGGGTCGCTGCCGCCGGCCTCGATCCGATAGTAGGTCGGGTGATAGGTGGTCGCGAATCGGCGCGAGCGGCCTATTTCTGCTCGTACGTGCCGTGGATGACGGCCCGGGCGATGGCCTGCATGAACAGGTTGAAACCCAGGAACGCCGGGGTGGCGTCCTCGGGGATGTCCAGCTTTTCCACAGGTAGCGCGTGCACCGCGATGTAGTACCGGTGCGGGCCGTGACCGGCCGGCGGGGCGGCACCCAGGAAGCGCTTGAGGCTGGCGTCGTTGGTCAGGGTGATGGCGCCCCCGGGCAGGGCGTCGCCGTTGCCCGCGTCGGCGGCCAGCTCGGTCACGTCGGCCGGCAGGTTGGCGACGGCCCAGTGCCAGAAGCCCGACGCGGTCGGGGCGTCGGGGTCGTAGACGGTGACGGCGAAGCTGCGGGTCTCGGCCGGGAAGCCCGACCAGCTCAGCTGCGGCGAGACGTCTTCTCCCCCGGCGCCGAAGATGCCACTGACCTGAGCGTTGGCCAGCGGGCCGCCGTCGGTCAGTGACGTCGAGGTCAGGGTGAAGGTCGGCAGCTGCGGCAGGTTGTCATACGGCGAAGCGGTCATGATGCGAGTCCTTTCGGCGGTCAAACTTCGGTGGCGGGCAGGGTCGGTCAGCAGTGCGTCAGGAAGTGTTCGAGGACCTTGGCGCCGAACTGTAGTGCGTCCACGGGTACCCGTTCGTCGACCCCGTGGAACAGCGCGGCGAAGTCCAGCTCGGGCGGCAGCCGCAGCGGCGCGAAGCCGAAGCACCGGATACCTAGGCGCACAAACGCTTTCGCGTCGGTGCCGCCCGACATCATGTAGGGCACCGTGCGGGCGTCGGGGTCGACGGCCAGGATCGCGGCATTCATCGCGTCGACCAGGTCACCGTCGAACGTGGTCTCCACGCTGGGCAGGTCCCGTTCCCAGGTACGGGTGATGTTGGGACCGAGCAGCGCGTCGAGTTCGCGCTCGAAGGCCTCCTTGCGGCCCGGCAGGACGCGGCAGTCGACCATGGCCTCAGCCGTCGCCGGGATGACGTTGGCCTTGTAGCCCGCCTTGAGCATGGTGGGGTTCGCGGTGTCGCGCAGGGTGGCGCCCACGATGCGCGCGATGCCGCCCAGCTTGGCGATGGAACCTTCCAGGTCCGGCGAGGTCGGGTCGAGGTCGTAGCCGGTCTCTTCGGAGACCGCCGCCAGGAACTGCTCGACCGACTCACTGAGCACCAACGGGAACTGGTGCCGGCCCAGTTTGGCGACGGCTTCGGCGATCTCGGTGACAGCGTTGTCGTCGTGCACCATCGAGCCGTGCCCGGCGCGGCCGCGGGCCGTCAGCCGCATCCAGGACAGGCCCTTCTCGGCCGTCTCGATGAGATACAGGCGACGCTCGCCGCCCTCCTTGGTCGGGACGGTCAGAGAGAAGCCGCCGACCTCGCCGATGGCCTCGGTGATGCCGTCGAACAGGTCGGGCCGGTGGTCGACGAGCCATTGGCAGCCGTAGGTCCCGCCGTGCTCCTCGTCGGACACGAAGGCGAAGACGAGGTCCCTTGGCGGTGTGATGTTGTTGCGCTTGAGGTGCCGCGCGACGGCGATCATCATGCCGCACATGTCCTTCATGTCGACCGCGCCGCGGCCCCACACGTAGCCGTCCTTCACCGCGCCGGAGAACGGGTGCACGCTCCAGTCGGCGGGCTCGGCGGGGACGACGTCGAGGTGGCCGTGGATCAGCAGGGCGCCCCGGTTGGGGTCGGCGCCTTTGAGCCGTGCAAACACGTTGCCGCGCCCGGGCGCGCCCGCCTCCACGTACTCCGTGGTGTAGCCCACTTCGCGCAGTTTCTCGGCCACCCAGCGGGCGCAGTCTTCCTCGCCTTTGGTGGTCTCCGGCTCACCGGTGTTGGACGTATCGAACCGGATGAGGGAGCTGACGAGGTCGACGACCTCATCCTCGGGCGCAGTCACAGTCACATTCGTACCACCCTCGGTTTTGGACTGGGCACCTTGATCCGTTAGCCTAAGCTGCCCGGCCAGACGGCTGGGCAGGGTCCGAGTGGCGGAATGGCAGACGCGCTAGCTTGAGGTGCTAGTGCCCTATTAACGGGCGTGGGGGTTCAAGTCCCCCCTCGGACACACATCAGTAACCAAGAAACCCCGGCCCGCGGGCCGGGGTTTCTTGTCTCCACTGAGCGCTCAGCGGCCGCGCGCCGGTTGAGCCGCGGTCGATGCCGACGACGACGGCAGCGTGGACGGACGATCGATGATCGTCGACGACGGCCCACCGACCCGGTATCGCGCGCCGCGGTGCTCCTGCGGTAGCCGGTCGCCATTGCCGAGCAGCTTGTGCCGCAACGACCCTGGTTGGTAGTCCGCCTGGTAGGCACCACGTTCGGTGAGCACGGGAACCACATGCTCGATCACGTCGGCGAACGAACCCGGGGTGATGGAATAGGCGAGGTTGAAACCGTCGACATCGGTCTCGTCGACCCACTCCTGCAAGGTGTCGGCCACCGCCGCGCCCGACCCGACGATCCGTGGGCCCATGCCCCCGATCTCGCCCCACTCGGCGATGTCCCGGACCGTCCACTCCCGGCCATCGGGGTCAGCCGACTGAAACGCCTTGACCGCGGACAGGATCGCGTTCGAGTCGACGTTGCCGATCGGCTCGTCCAACCCGTACCGGGCCAGATCCACACCCATCCACCCGGACATGAACACCAGCGCGCCTTCCGGGTCGCCGTAGGAGAGCAACTCGCGATGCTTCGCGTGCGCCTCGGCATCGGTGGCCGCGGTGATCACTGTCGACAGGTTGAAGATCTTGGCCGAGTACGGATCCCGGCCGGCCAGTTCCAGCTCCCGGCGGATGGTCGAAACCGTCTCGGCCAGAATGGCTTTGGTCGGCGCCGCGGTGAAGATCGCCTCGGCGTTCTCGGCGGCGAACCGTACCCCGCGCGGAGATGAACCAGCCTGGTAGATCACCGGGGTGCGCTGCGGCGACGGCTCGGCGAGGTGCACTCCCGGCACGCTGAAATGTGTTCCGGAGTGCCCGATGTGGTGCACTTTGTCCGGATCGGTGAACACCCCGCGCTCGCGGTCGCGGACCACCGCATCGTCCTCCCAGGAGCCCTCCCACAACTTGTAGAGCACCTCGAGATATTCGTCGGCGTGGTCGTACCGGGCGTCGTGGGCCGGCTGGTCGGTCTGCCCCATGTTGCGCGCGGCGGCGGGCAGATAACCGGTGACCACATTCCAGCCGATCCGCCCCTTGGTCAGGTGATCCAGGGTCGATATCCGGCGCGCGAACGGATACGGGTGCTCGAACCCGGTGCCGGTGGTGATGCCGAAGCCCAGATGCTCGGTCACCAGCGCCATCGCCGATACCAACAGCAGCGGGTCACCCACCGGAATCTGCGCGGCCTGCCGGATGGCCGCCTCGTCGCTGGCTCCATAGACGTCGTAGGTGCCGAGCACGTCGGCGATGAACAGGCCGTCAAACCTGCCGCGTTCCAACAACTTCGCCAGTTCGGTCCAGTACTCCAGGTCCTTGTAGCGCCAGGACTGATCCTCTGGATGCCGCCACAGCCCGGGCGACTGATGCGCGACACAGTTCATATCGAAGGCGTTGAAGCGAATTTGTCGGGTCACTCCTCCACCGTGCACACATCTCGCGCATCAGACACCGATTGCACTCAGCACGAACATTTTTCGCCGACGTCAGCTGGGTGGCGAGCCGCGTCAACGCAAGCTGTACCCGCCGTCGGGATAGATGGTGGAACCCGTCGTCGCGCCGTTCAGGAACAGATGAACGACGGCGGCCGCGATCTCGTCCTCCCGCGCCAGCTTCCCGGTGGTCGACGTTTCGACGAAATGGGTGAACGCCGCTTCCCGGACCGCCCGGGGGCGTTGATTCCAGAGGTTGCCGTCCACGGTGCCGGGTGAGATGGCGTTGACCCGTACCGGCGCGAGTTCGACGGCCAATCCGCGTGCCAGTCCCTCGACCGCGGCGTTGGCCGCGACGTAGGCGGGGGCCGCTCCGGCGGGCCGCACACTGGCCGCCCCGGCCATCAGGACGACAGACGCGTCGGCGGTCAGCACCGGCAGCGCGGCCTTGACGACGCGGTACTGGCCCCAGAACTTCGAGTCGAAGGGCGATGCGGCGTCGGCCAGCGAGAGTTCGCGCATCGATCCGGTGACGTAGGTGGCCGCGGTGGTGAAGACGGCATCGACCGCATCGAGCCGGGCGAACAGGGCCGCGATGGTGCGCTCGTCCGCGGTGTCGACGACCTGCCAGGTCGCCGCCGGGCCCAGCTCGGCGGCGGCCTTTTCGAGCACACTCGCGCGGCGCCCGCCCAGCACGACCGCACCCCCACCGGACACCACCAATTTGGCCACCGCGAAACCGATGCCGGACCCGCCACCGATGAGGACGACCGTCCGATCAGCGAATGCGTCGCCGGCAAGGAAACTCTTCATGGCTCAGACCCAATCGTCCGCGCCGGGACACCGTCAATCGATTCGATCAGCGTGACTCGCCTGGGATGGTTTTGTGAAGTGACGGAACCTGTTGCGGATCAAGGGTGTTCGTCAGATGCCGTTGACGTAGTCGCCGGTGCAGATGTTGTAGTGCCCAGCGGGATCGAACGTCTCGCCGTTGCCAGGGAAGTACCACTTCACCGCTTGATACATCAACTGGCCATTGCAGGTGCCGAGGTTGTAGGCCACGATCGTCGCCGGTTGTTTGATCGACTCCGCAACGCTGGTGGCACCCGGCGGGATCCCGTAGGAAAGACCTCTCCCGATGGCCCGTTCTCCGCCCCAGGATGACCAGGTGATGTCCCAGATATCGCCCGTCGGGTCGCCGCCGTTGAAGACTCGCATCGGCCGGACCGTTCCGTAACCCCGCACGCTCGGGTTCCAAACGCCGCCGAGCGTCGGTTGCGCGTCGGCCGACGCCGGCGGTGCGCCGGTCGTCGAGCAGGCGGCCACGGCAATGGTGGTCGCAATCGCCGCAGCGAATCGTGTCGCGATCATCGTCGATTTCATGGAGTCAGCCCAACTGGTAGGAGTCGCGTGACACTCGGAAGTAGTGTCCGGTGGTGGAGTCGGTGCACGTCATGCCCGAAACTTCGCTATCGCAGGTGATGGCGCCCACGGTTCTCGTTTGCCCGTAGTCGAGAATCGCTGCGCCGTCGGGAAATTCGTGATCTGAGTGCCAGTCGCCCCCGATGGGCACGTGGCCCCGGTCGAGAATGAACCTGTTGCCCTTCCCGCCCACGGTGTAGTCCGGCGGGCGCGGGACGAACCACGTGTAGTCCTTGATCTCGCACATGGCACCGCCCGCGCCCATCTTGCAGCCGACGTTCCCCGACGGGGACCGAAACGCGTAGGCGTCATCGGCGTGCGCGGTCGCCGCCAGGCCGATCGTTGCCGCGACGGCCAGAGAAAGCTGTGTGGTGATCAGCGCCAGTTTGATCATCTTCGTGGCCTGCCTCTGTTCGGAAGGGTCGACGGTTCGGCGTCGGTCACTCCCAAGGCTGCGGCCGACGCCTTGGTGATTTCTTGGTGGGCGGCCGGCTGTGACGAGCATCTCGGCCGCCGCCCTGACGTAGGCCTTGCGGTACCCACGTACCAATTTAGGCTTGCCTTACCTAATTCAAGGAGATGCTGAATGCGTGACATCCGCGTGGCGGTGATCGGGGCAGGTCCGGCCGGAATCTATGCGTCCGACATCCTGGTCGATGAATACCCGCAGGCCAGGGTCGACCTGTTCGATCGACTGCCGGCCCCGTACGGGCTGGTCCGGTATGGCGTGGCACCCGACCATCCCCGGATCAAGGAGATCATCAAGGCGCTACGCCGGGTGCTCTCGCGCGATCAGATCCGCTTCATCGGCAATGTGCACTACGGCACCGATCTGAAACTGTCCGATCTACGGCGCTACTACGACGCGGTCGTGTTCTCCACCGGCGCTCGCGCCGACCGGCCTCTCGACATCCCCGGCATCGAGCTGCCCGGCAGCTACGGCGCCGCCGACTTCGTGTCCTGGCACGACGGCCACCCCGACGTGCCACGGACCTGGCCGCTGGAGGCCAAGAGCGTCGCGGTGCTCGGCGCGGGCAACGTGGCACTCGACATCGCCCGGATGCTGGCCAAGCCCGCCGACGAGCAGTTGAGCACCGAGATCGCCGGCAATGTGTACCAAGGCCTTTCACTGAATCAGGCCACTGATGTGCACGTGTTCGCCCGGCGCGGCCCGGCCCAGATCAAGTTCTCGCCGATGGAGTTCCGCGAGTTGTCGCACTCCCCCAGCGTCGACGTGATCGTGCACCCGGAGGGCTTCGAGATCGACGAGGCCAGCCAGCACGCCATCAACACCAGCAAGTCCACCAAGCTCGTCGTCAACACCATGATGCGGTATCTCGACGTCGAGCCCACCGGTGCGCCGCACCGCATCCACATCCATCTGTGCCAATCCCCGGTCGCGGTGCTCGGCGCCGAACGGGTCGAAGGGCTGCGGACCGAACGCACAGAGCTGATCGGCGACGGAACCGCTCGGGGCACAGGAGAATTCACCGATTGGCCGGTACAGGCGGTGTACCGCGCGGTCGGCTACCTGTCGTCGCACCTGGCCGACCTGCCGTTCGACCATCACGCCGGTGTGGTTCCGCACGATGCCGGCCGGGTACTGGACCTCGACGGCGAACTGATCGAGGGCACCTACGTCACCGGCTGGATCAAACGCGGACCCATCGGGCTCATCGGACACACCAAATCCGATGCGTCCGAGACGATCACCAGCCTGCTCGCCGACCTGCCCGGACTCCGCGCGCCGGAGGTCGGCGAACCCGATGCCATCCTGGAGCACCTGACCGGCGCCGGCATCGACTACACGACATGGGCGGAATGGGAACGCCTCGACGCCCATGAGATGGCCCTCGGTGCGCAACAGGGCCGAGAGCGGGTCAAGGTGGTGCCCCGCGCGGACATGATCAGGGCCGGTCGACAGTAGGGAGCCGCTAGCCTCACGTCATGCCAACTGTGGGGCGGTACGCCAAAGGTGAGGCCAAGCGCGCGGAGATCAAGGACGTCGCGCTGGCGGTGCTGGAACGCGACGGTGAGGCCGGTGCGTCAATGCGGGTGATCGCCAACGAGGCGAACATCAGCCTGGCGGGCCTGATGCACTACTTTCCCACGCGCGATGCCCTGCTGACCGAGCTGCAGCGCGACGGCGACGCCAAATTCGAAGAGCGGTACCGCAATTCGGACACTGACGTCGACCCGGGCGAAGTCATGGCACAGGCGATGGCGGACAAGGCGGCCAAACCGGGCTCGGGCACGGTCTATCTGTCGCTGGCCGCGGCCGCCGCGGTCGATCCGTCCCATCCGGCCGCGGAATACCTGCGCCGGCGGTACGAAGGGATGCGGGCAACCATCACCGAGTACGTGCGCCGCCGCCAGGAGACCGGCGCCGTGCCCGCACACGTCGACGCCGAGTTCACCGCCACGGCCCTGATCGCCGCAGCCGACGGGATCCAGATTCAGTGGATGTCCGACCGCTCGATCGACATGGGCGCGCACGTGCGCGCGGTGTGGGCAGCATTACTCGCCTGAGCAAAACAGTGCAGTGTATGGTTTTTGTATGAAGTGGAACCGGGTTGTCGTGGCGTCGGCCGTTGTCTTCTCCCTGTGCCTCTCCGCCTGCGGCGCGAAGCAGGATGTGAAGCAGGAGCGCACGGACAGCAGTCCGTCCTGGAACCGCAACTTCTACTGGGGTACCGCGACCGCCGGCTACCAGGTGGAGGGCGACGCTCCCGACAGCAACTGGCGCCGATACGTCGACCGGACGGCCGGCAAGCCCGTCACCGATCCGTTCGGCGCGGTCGAGCCGTACAAGCAGGCCGACGACTTCCGGCACCGCTACAAAGAGGACATCGCCAACGCGCATGCCATGGGCGTCAACACTTTTCGCTTCGGTGTCGAGTGGGCGCGGGTGATGCCGCAGCCCGGCGTATGGGACGAGAAGGAGCTGGCCTACTACGACGACGTCGTCGCGACCCTGCTCGCCAACGGCATGACGCCGATGATCACGCTGATGCACTGGGTGTATCCCGGCTGGATCGCAGACCGCGGCGGCTTCCTGAACAACGTCGCGGCGTTCGACGACTTCGCCAAGGCGATCACCAAACGGTATGCGGGACAGGGCGTGCTGTGGGTGAGCATCAACGAGCCCCTGGCCTTCGGCGCCATGGAAGTGCGCACCGGTGCCATCAAGCCCGACCAGTTCGGCACATTCCTCGACCGGGTCGCCGACGCCCACCGCGCCGTGTACCGCGCCGCGCATGACGCCGATCCCAAGGCCAAGGTCACCACGAATGAGGCCTACATTCCGCCGGAAGTGTTGGCGCAGTTCACCGGTCTGGGCGTCCAGGGAATCGATGGCTCGTTCTTCGACCGAGTCCGAGACAGTCTCGACTACCTCGGGTTCGACTACTACACGGGGACCGCCGAAGACAATCCGGCATCGGCGCAGAGCATGGCGCAGCGCTGGAATATCAAACTGCAGCCCGAGGACATCTACTACGTGGCGCGGCACTACGCCCAGCAGTACCCTGGCCTGCCGATCTACGTCGTCGAGAACGGCATGGTCACCGACAACGGCAAGCCGCGGTCCGACGGCGTGACGCGGTCGCAGTACCTCAGCGACACCGTGTTCTGGCTGCAGCGCGCCAAGGCCGACGGCATCCCGATCATCGGCTACAACTACTGGTCCCTGATCGACAACTACGAGTGGGGCAGCTACCGGCCCCGCTTCGGTCTGTATTCGGTTGACGCAGTCAATGATCCGGCATTGCGGCGGGTGCCGACCGACGCCGTCCAGACCTGCACTCAGATCACCCATGACGGCGGGACGCCGCCGGGGTACCGGCCCGTGATTCCCGCGGCGAAGTGCTCGACGACCGTCGGCAAGGACAGCTGCGCGCCGCTGGACGTGACCGGGCCGACGGTCGCGCTGCGCTGACGCGACGCGCGGCGATTCTCCGCAATGCGCCCGAGATCGCCAGGTTTCGAGCAGGATCAGCGGTATGAAACTGACTGCCATGCTCGCGCTCGCCGGGTTCGCCTCGCTCACGATCGCCATCCCCACCGCGAACGCTGCACCGTGTTCCGCGAGCGGACTGGCCAGCACCGCGGGGACAGTCCTGGCCCAGGCCGGGGCCTACCTCGACGCCCACCCGGGCGCGAACGACGCCCTGACCAACGCGAGCTCGTCGGGCGACGCCGAAGGCGCTGTCCGGGCGTACTTCACCGCTCACCCCGGCGAATTCTTCGATCTGAAGAACATCGCACGGCCCCTGACGACGCTGCGCGGTCAGTGCGGTGGCATGTCGGTCAGCCCCGCGCAGATGTCCGCACTGTTCGACGCGCTGTCGTCCTGAGCCGCCACGGCCCGGGAAATCAACGCCAGTAGCCCTGATGGGCTTGTGCCGCTTCGTCTTCGAGCAGGGGCCCGATGACGGTGATCGGGCGGTAGCCGTGCAGCAGGATGTCGCGGCACGGCAGCGCGTAGCCCGCGTTCTTCGGATCGCCGCCGGTGAATTGGAGCAGCCGGGTGTTGGACATGCCGTACACCACCCTGCCGATGCCACTCCAGTAGGCGCCGCCCGCACACATCGTGCACGGCTCGGTGCTGGCGTACAGCGTCGCTGACTTCATCCCGTCGTCGCCGAGTGCCCGCCAGGCGCTGCGGACGGTGACCATCTCGGCGTGGTCGGTCGGATCACCGCCGTCGACAGACGACGTGTTGCCGTGCTCGGCCACCACATTGCCGGCGGCGCCGGCCACCAGGGCACCGTAGGGGGCGCCGCCGGCCTGACGTGCCTGCTCGGCCAGCACGAAGGTACGCCGGAGGTGGGCCAGGTCTTGCGGATCCGGATCGGGCTGCGCGGCTGCCGGACCGGCGACGCCGACGGCCGCCACCGAGGCGCCGAAGGCTATTCCGGCGCCGCGCAGCACGGTCCGTCGGTTCGGGTTCAGCATTGCTACTTGGTACCGAAGATGCGGTCACCGGCGTCGCCGAGTCCCGGCACGATATAGCCGTGCTCGTCGAGCTGCCGGTCCAGCGCCGCGGCGTAGATCGGCACCTCGGGGTGGGCCGCCTGCATGGCCGCGACGCCCTCCGGACAGGTCAGCAGACAGACGAACTTGATGGACCGCGGCTGGTACTCCTTGAGCCGGTCGATCGCGGCCACTGCCGAGTTTCCGGTGGCGAGCATGGGATCGCACACCACGATGTCGCGCTCGTGCAGCTCGCTCGGCATCTTGAAGTAGTACTCCACGGCGACATGGGTTTTCGGGTCGCGGTATAGACCGATGTGGCCGATGCGCGCGCCCGGAACGACGCTGAGCATGCCGTCCAGAATGCCGCTGCCCGCCCGCAGGATCGAGGCGAAGACGAGCTTCTTGCCGTCGATGACCATGCCGGTGGTGGACTCCAGCGGCGTGTCGATCTCGACCTCGTGCACGGGGATGTCGCGCAGCACCTCGTAGGTCATCAGCATGGAAATCTCGTTCAGCAGCGCACGAAAGCCCTTGGTGGACACGTCTTTCTGCCGCATCAGCGTCAGCTTGTGCTGAACCAGCGGATGGTCGACGAGATGCAGGTTACCCATGGCGCCCTCCTAGAAAACCGTGCCGTCACTGCTGATGGACAGCGGCGGGTTGCCGCCTCGCAGCTGCTGCGCCAGGGTGCGCCCGGCGGCCCAGGTGCCGCCCTCGAGGACGCACGCCAGCGGCAGGGCCGCGGAGTCGAGGCCGAGCGCGGCGCGCACCAGCGGCGCGAGTTCGTCGAGCAGCGCGACGGTGAGCGCTCGCCACTCGACGACCAATTCGTCGGCCACCGACCAGGTTCGGTCCGCGGCCGCCGGATCACGCAAGCGCAGTACCCCGGCATCGAGCAGCAGGCCACCGTTGCGATATTCGGGCAAGCCGGTCAGCGCGTCCAGCCTGGTGACCGGCACCCGCGCCCACTCGAACGGTTCCAGCAGCGAGTACGTCAGCCACTGCGACAGCTTGTGGAACGGCATCCACCCACGCGACAACCCAACCCCGGGCACCGCCGGGTGCGGCCAGCAGTCACCGAGCGGGATACCGCCGATGTCGTTGTCGGCCAACCAGACTCCGGACAGGGTGTCCAGGAGCTGAGTCAGGATGTCGTGCGCATCGACTGCCGGGCCGGCCAGCGCGTCGAACAGACCGCCGGGGCGCCCCTGCGGGCCGAAGACCTCGGGACGGCTTTCCATGGCGGCGCCGAGGCGGCGCAGCAGCTGTACCCGGCCGCTCAGCCCCACCAGCGGATTGTCCGGTCCGGCCTGAAATGCCCGGCCGAGGCCGGCTTCGTCGATGGTGCGCAGGGCCGCGGCATCGACCTGCCAGGGCTGGGCCGGATCGCTGGAGAACAGCCCGTCGGCAAAGGCGTGCCAGCTCGCCACGCCGAGCCCCTCTGACCGCGTGAAGCGTTGCCCGGTAACGGGTTCGGTGTAGGCCCAGTCCGGCCCCGCGCCGGCGTCGAGCAGCACGCTGACTACAGCGAGGTCGATCAGCGCGCGGGCCTGCGCGGCGGGGTCCAACCCGGCCAACCGGGCGCGCAGGTCGGCGGTGCGGTCGACGCCGCCGGCCTCGAAATGGCGCCAGCGGCTGTGATACGGGATTGCCAGGTCCGGATAACGCGTGCGCGTGACGTCGGCGACGAGCTCGGCGGCGTGCGCCAGCGCGGCATCGTCGACCACGAACCAGCGGGACTCCCCCGCGCGCGCTCGGTGCAGCAGGAATGCGGCGCGTGCGCGGATGGCGTCGGTGCTGCGCAGGATGCCGACCGCGACGGCGCTGTCGGTGCCAGTGCCGGTGCTGATCGTCATGACGTGAGTCCGCGGCCCTTGGCGATCTTCAGTTCGTCGGCGTCGGGCACCGGCCCGGGGGTGAAGTAACCGGCGGCCGTCTTGGCGTCGATCTCGACGCGGGCGTCGGCCGGGATCAGGTCGTCGGGGATGTTGACGCGTTCGACGACCTCGATACCCGAGCCGGTGATGGCGTCGTATTTCATGTTGCTCATTGACACCAGCCGGTGAATCGTGCGGATACCCAGCCAGTGCAGGACGTCGGGCATCAGTTCCTGGAAACGCATATCTTGCACGCCGGCAACGCATTCCGTGCGGGCGAAGTACTGGTCGGCGGTGTCGCCACCGACCTGACGCTTACGCGCGTTGTACACCAGGAACTTGGTGACCTCCCCCAGCGCGCGACCCTCCTTGCGCGAGTAGGCCACCAGCCCCACGCCGCCTCGCTGCGCACCCTGGATGCACTCCTCGATGGCGTGGGTGAGGTACGGCCGGCAGGTACAGATGTCGGAGCCGAACACGTCGGATCCATTGCACTCGTCGTGTACGCGGGCGGTCAGCTCCACGCTGGGGTCGGCAAGGTCGCGGGGCTGGCCGAAGATGTAGAGGGTCTGCCCGCCGATGGGTGGCAGGAAGACCTCCAGATCGCCGCGCGTGACGAGCTCGGGATACATGCCGCCGGTCTCCTCGAACAGCACGCGGCGCAGTTCCGTTTCGCTGCAACCGAATCGCGCCGCGACCCCGGGAAGGAACCAGACCGGCTCGATGGCCGCCTTGGTCACCAGGGCGGCGCCGTTGTCCAGTAACACGCGACCGTCGGGGCGGAGCCGGCCTTTGCCGATCGCCTCGGCGACCTCCGGCAGGATCACATGGGCTTTGGTGATGGCGATGGTCGGCCGGATGTCGTATCCGCCGGCCAGTTCGGCGGTGAACGCGTCCGCGACCATGGCACCCCACGGGTCCAGGCTCACGATCGCCCCGGGGTCGGTCCATTGCGGATACGGGCCGATGACGTCGGTGGGTGCGGTGTTGGTCAGGTCGGCGCGGTGCGCGGGTGAGAGCGCGCCGGCCGCCACCGCCAGAGCCCGGTAGACGCTGTAGGACCCGCTGTGGGTGCCGATCACGTTGCGGTGCGCTCGCGTGGTCGTGGTCCCGATCACCGGTCCGCGCTCGGCGGCG from Mycolicibacterium phocaicum includes the following:
- a CDS encoding URC4/urg3 family protein; protein product: MTISTGTGTDSAVAVGILRSTDAIRARAAFLLHRARAGESRWFVVDDAALAHAAELVADVTRTRYPDLAIPYHSRWRHFEAGGVDRTADLRARLAGLDPAAQARALIDLAVVSVLLDAGAGPDWAYTEPVTGQRFTRSEGLGVASWHAFADGLFSSDPAQPWQVDAAALRTIDEAGLGRAFQAGPDNPLVGLSGRVQLLRRLGAAMESRPEVFGPQGRPGGLFDALAGPAVDAHDILTQLLDTLSGVWLADNDIGGIPLGDCWPHPAVPGVGLSRGWMPFHKLSQWLTYSLLEPFEWARVPVTRLDALTGLPEYRNGGLLLDAGVLRLRDPAAADRTWSVADELVVEWRALTVALLDELAPLVRAALGLDSAALPLACVLEGGTWAAGRTLAQQLRGGNPPLSISSDGTVF
- a CDS encoding nucleoside deaminase, whose product is MLNPNRRTVLRGAGIAFGASVAAVGVAGPAAAQPDPDPQDLAHLRRTFVLAEQARQAGGAPYGALVAGAAGNVVAEHGNTSSVDGGDPTDHAEMVTVRSAWRALGDDGMKSATLYASTEPCTMCAGGAYWSGIGRVVYGMSNTRLLQFTGGDPKNAGYALPCRDILLHGYRPITVIGPLLEDEAAQAHQGYWR
- a CDS encoding GTP cyclohydrolase II; its protein translation is MVLESDAASGPPRAVPPRGSARHIRLTSHSGAADALPIHWGAATAAERGPVIGTTTTRAHRNVIGTHSGSYSVYRALAVAAGALSPAHRADLTNTAPTDVIGPYPQWTDPGAIVSLDPWGAMVADAFTAELAGGYDIRPTIAITKAHVILPEVAEAIGKGRLRPDGRVLLDNGAALVTKAAIEPVWFLPGVAARFGCSETELRRVLFEETGGMYPELVTRGDLEVFLPPIGGQTLYIFGQPRDLADPSVELTARVHDECNGSDVFGSDICTCRPYLTHAIEECIQGAQRGGVGLVAYSRKEGRALGEVTKFLVYNARKRQVGGDTADQYFARTECVAGVQDMRFQELMPDVLHWLGIRTIHRLVSMSNMKYDAITGSGIEVVERVNIPDDLIPADARVEIDAKTAAGYFTPGPVPDADELKIAKGRGLTS
- the upp gene encoding uracil phosphoribosyltransferase, with amino-acid sequence MGNLHLVDHPLVQHKLTLMRQKDVSTKGFRALLNEISMLMTYEVLRDIPVHEVEIDTPLESTTGMVIDGKKLVFASILRAGSGILDGMLSVVPGARIGHIGLYRDPKTHVAVEYYFKMPSELHERDIVVCDPMLATGNSAVAAIDRLKEYQPRSIKFVCLLTCPEGVAAMQAAHPEVPIYAAALDRQLDEHGYIVPGLGDAGDRIFGTK
- a CDS encoding glycoside hydrolase family 1 protein, whose protein sequence is MKWNRVVVASAVVFSLCLSACGAKQDVKQERTDSSPSWNRNFYWGTATAGYQVEGDAPDSNWRRYVDRTAGKPVTDPFGAVEPYKQADDFRHRYKEDIANAHAMGVNTFRFGVEWARVMPQPGVWDEKELAYYDDVVATLLANGMTPMITLMHWVYPGWIADRGGFLNNVAAFDDFAKAITKRYAGQGVLWVSINEPLAFGAMEVRTGAIKPDQFGTFLDRVADAHRAVYRAAHDADPKAKVTTNEAYIPPEVLAQFTGLGVQGIDGSFFDRVRDSLDYLGFDYYTGTAEDNPASAQSMAQRWNIKLQPEDIYYVARHYAQQYPGLPIYVVENGMVTDNGKPRSDGVTRSQYLSDTVFWLQRAKADGIPIIGYNYWSLIDNYEWGSYRPRFGLYSVDAVNDPALRRVPTDAVQTCTQITHDGGTPPGYRPVIPAAKCSTTVGKDSCAPLDVTGPTVALR
- a CDS encoding heme-binding protein; the protein is MKLTAMLALAGFASLTIAIPTANAAPCSASGLASTAGTVLAQAGAYLDAHPGANDALTNASSSGDAEGAVRAYFTAHPGEFFDLKNIARPLTTLRGQCGGMSVSPAQMSALFDALSS